The following are encoded in a window of Ranitomeya variabilis isolate aRanVar5 chromosome 6, aRanVar5.hap1, whole genome shotgun sequence genomic DNA:
- the ADHFE1 gene encoding hydroxyacid-oxoacid transhydrogenase, mitochondrial gives MAAGRDKVVHLLRLLHGASCRCPAHSHTYSQAPSSPVTADYAFEMAVSNIRYGEGVTKEVGMDLHNMGAKNVCVMTDKNLAHLPPVKAVINSLTKNDIKFCMYDKVRVEPTDTSFKDAIQFAKSGSFDAYVAVGGGSVMDTCKAANLYASSPDAEFLDYVNAPIGKGKPVTVALKPLIAVPTTSGTGSETTGIAIFDYEELKAKTGIAARAIKPTLGLIDPEHTLYMPERVVANSGFDVLCHSLESYTAIPYNMRSPCPTNPINRPAYQGSNPISDVWAVHALRIVAKYLKRAVKNPDDREARFSMHLASSFAGIGFGNAGVHLCHGMSYPIAGLVKKYRAKDYNVDHPIVPHGLSVVLTSPAVFSFTGSMCPERHLEAAEILGADVRTAKIKDAGLILADTLRKFLFDLNVDDGLAAVGYSTADIPALVKGTLPQERVTKLSPRLHSEEDLSKLFEASMKLY, from the exons ATGGCTGCTGGACGGGACAAAGTGGTTCACCTGCTGAGACTACTGCACGGAGCGTC GTGCAGATGTCCAGCCCATTCTCACACTTACTCCCAAG CCCCATCATCTCCAGTAACAGCAGACTATGCGTTTGAG ATGGCCGTTTCTAACATCAGATATGGAGAAGGTGTTACAAAAGAAGTGGGAATG GATTTGCACAATATGGGTGCAAAAAATGTATGTGTGATGACAGATAAGAACCTTGCACATCTCCCGCCTGTTAAAGCTGTGATAAATTCACTGACAAAGAATGACATCAAGTTCTGCATGTACGACAAGGTCAGGGTGGAGCCGACAGATACAAG CTTCAAGGATGCGATACAGTTTGCGAAAAGTGGTTCATTTGATGCCTATGTCGCTGTTGGAGGTGGCTCTGTCATGGACACCTGTAAGGCCGCTAACCTCTATGCATCCAGTCCTGATGCTGAATTTCTGGACTATGTCAACGCCCCAATTGGAaaaggaaagccagtgactgtggCTCTCAAGCCCCTCATTGCag TACCAACAACTTCTGGAACTGGAAGTGAGACCACAGGGATTGCAATCTTTGATTATGAAGAACTTAAAGCAAAAACTG GTATAGCAGCAAGAGCCATAAAGCCCACTCTAGGACTGATTGACCCAGAGCACACATTATATATGCCGGAGAGAGTGGTTGCCAACAGTGGATTTGATGTATTATG ccattCGCTGGAATCCTATACTGCTATCCCATATAATATGCGTAGCCCTTGTCCTACCAATCCAATCAACCGCCCTGCTTACCAAGGCAGTAACCCTATTAGCGATGTGTGGGCCGTACATGCATTGAGGATCGTCGCTAAGTACTTGAAACG CGCTGTTAAGAACCCAGATGACCGTGAAGCTCGTTTCTCAATGCATTTGGCCAGTTCATTTGCTGGAATAGGCTTTGGAAATGCCGGGGTACATCTCTG CCATGGGATGTCATACCCTATTGCAGGGCTGGTGAAGAAGTACAGAGCAAAGGATTACAATGTGGATCACCCAATAGTG CCTCATGGACTTTCAGTAGTGCTCACATCACCAGCGGTATTTTCATTTACCGGATCCATGTGCCCAGAGCGCCACCTAGAGGCAGCGGAGATACTTG GGGCTGACGTCCGGACCGCCAAAATCAAAGATGCTGGGCTTATTTTGGCAGACACACTACGGAAGTTTCTCTTTGACCTGAATGTAGATGATGGCCTGGCAGCTGTGGGCTACAGTACGGCTGATATTCCTGCATTGGTTAAAGGAACTTTGCCTCAG GAGCGAGTTACAAAGTTGTCCCCAAGGCTTCACTCTGAAGAAGACCTGTCAAAGTTGTTCGAAGCATCAATGAAACTTTATTGA
- the RRS1 gene encoding ribosome biogenesis regulatory protein homolog yields MAAATIEDVLAQVEKNEADKLKLITVTKELELQFDLGNLLAIDPNPPDGKAFRQQNRADFLRALARDNTQLLINQLWTLPTQRVQESVVAALPEPSTRLPREKPVPKPRAPTRWEEFAKLKGIQKKKNKTNLVWDEEHKEWRRRWGYQRAKDGTKDWLIEVPGNADPNEDQFAKRMNAKKERVAKNELHRLRNLARAHKGKVPGVGLTPTSQPSKDELGKALYVAKRSTASLGRFQAKLPQEKEPKNTGKKRKFQPLLGDFGAERSKQLEILKIMDSKKPKMDVTKAVNKQMRQEDAEASAKKRKKSSKKGKGGRDRGGPKKGKGKAPARRGKGKRK; encoded by the coding sequence ATGGCGGCCGCCACCATAGAGGACGTGTTGGCCCAAGTGGAGAAAAATGAGGCGGACAAGCTGAAGCTCATCACTGTGACCAAGGAGCTGGAGCTGCAGTTTGACCTGGGGAACCTGCTGGCCATAGACCCCAATCCTCCGGACGGTAAAGCTTTCCGGCAGCAGAACAGAGCCGACTTCCTGCGCGCCCTCGCCCGGGATAACACGCAGCTCCTCATCAATCAGCTGTGGACGCTGCCGACACAGCGGGTGCAGGAGAGTGTGGTGGCGGCATTACCGGAGCCCAGCACCCGCCTGCCCCGGGAGAAGCCGGTGCCCAAGCCCCGGGCGCCCACCCGCTGGGAGGAGTTCGCTAAGCTGAAGGGGATCCAGAAGAAGAAGAATAAGACCAACCTGGTGTGGGATGAGGAGCACAAGGAGTGGCGGCGGCGCTGGGGCTACCAGAGAGCCAAGGATGGCACCAAGGACTGGCTGATCGAGGTACCGGGCAACGCGGACCCCAATGAGGACCAGTTCGCCAAGAGAATGAATGCCAAGAAGGAGCGAGTGGCCAAAAACGAACTGCACCGCCTGAGAAATCTGGCCCGGGCACACAAGGGCAAAGTGCCCGGCGTAGGGCTCACCCCCACCAGCCAGCCTTCCAAGGACGAGCTGGGCAAGGCTTTGTACGTGGCCAAGCGCTCCACCGCCTCGCTGGGCAGATTCCAGGCCAAGCTACCCCAGGAGAAGGAGCCCAAGAACACAGGCAAGAAGAGGAAGTTCCAGCCCCTGCTGGGAGACTTTGGGGCAGAGAGGAGCAAACAGCTGGAGATCCTTAAGATTATGGACAGTAAGAAGCCCAAGATGGATGTCACCAAAGCGGTCAACAAGCAGATGAGGCAGGAGGACGCGGAGGCCTCTGCCAAGAAGAGGAAGAAGTCCTCCAAGAAGGGCAAAGGGGGCAGAGACAGAGGGGGCCCCAAAAAGGGCAAAGGCAAGGCCCCAGCCAGGAGAGGGAAGGGGAAAAGAAAGTAG